A single Lactuca sativa cultivar Salinas chromosome 8, Lsat_Salinas_v11, whole genome shotgun sequence DNA region contains:
- the LOC111919652 gene encoding methylesterase 17, translated as MGEREETPLKPPHFVLIHGISGGSWCWYKLKSMMYNSGYTVTCIDLKGAGIHPSDPNTILSFDEYNEPLLHFLSSLSPHQKGVPDLSEYGDAYDLEFGLGVNQPPTSAIIKKELQRKILYQMSPPEDYTLASMLLRPGPICALLNAQFPEVNECVEKVPRVYIKTMYDRVVKPEQQDNMITKWPPSHVYSLESDHSPNFSSPFALFGLLVKVAASISCT; from the exons atggggGAGAGAGAGGAGACTCCATTAAAGCCACCACACTTTGTGCTCATCCATGGCATAAGTGGAGGAAGTTGGTGTTGGTACAAGCTGAAAAGCATGATGTACAACTCTGGATATACGGTGACTTGCATAGACCTCAAAGGGGCAGGCATACATCCTTCTGACCCTAACACAATCCTCTCCTTTGATGAATACAACGAGCctcttcttcatttcttatctTCCTTGTCtccacatcaaaag GGAGTTCCTGATTTATCCGAGTATGGTGATGCTTATGACTTGGAATTTGGGTTGGGTGTGAATCAGCCTCCTACGAGTGCAATTATAAAAAAGGAGCTACAACGTAAAATCCTATATCAAATGAGCCCTCCTGAG GATTATACATTAGCTTCGATGCTATTAAGACCAGGGCCCATTTGTGCATTACTAAATGCTCAGTTTCCAGAAGTTAATGAATGTGTAGAAAAGGTGCCAAGGGTGTACATTAAGACAATGTATGATAGAGTAGTGAAGCCAGAACAACAAGACAACATGATCACAAAATGGCCACCTTCACATGTTTATAGTTTGGAGAGTGATCACAGCCCGAATTTCTCAAGTCCTTTTGCATTGTTTGGGTTATTGGTTAAGGTTGCGGCTTCAATTAGTTGTACCTAG
- the LOC111919653 gene encoding uncharacterized protein LOC111919653, whose protein sequence is MRFIIGSNDCVFFSYKHYQIGILISLLSLSVIDVVKGSIHEYKNEGFIPRFNSFFVHGGSEGMYASKVHNNGSTEDKPINGKSFVRFESIIFRRPKEVAAKQNEMQQSTGLVEAILVEVKNRDKIGGSYLNSNAICCTPELANDGSCKVGEVIIRQDPDNPGWPKRIQTPFEGKNEEAKMLLQTVEINRTGMYYLYFMFCDPQLKGTTMSGRTVWRNPNGYLPGKMTPLMPFFGFMSLTYLILGLLWFLRFVQHWKDIIQLHYHITMVIGLGMCEMALWYFEYANFNATGSRPIGITLWAVTFSAFKKTFSRLLLLVVSMGFGVVRPTLGGVTLKVLLLGLIYFVASEALELVENLGNINDFSGKARVFLVLPVALLDSCFILWIFSSLSKTLEKLQTRRNMGKLELYRKFTNALAVSVLVSVAWIGYELYFNASDPLSELWQRAWIIQAFWAVLAYVLLVVICILWAPSHNPTRYSYSEVEDIEEDGISLTGGGVKVSGDLIERKPAVITDHVFEVLEEDKRE, encoded by the exons ATGAGATTCATTATAGGTAGTAATGATTGCGTGTTTTTCTCATACAAGCATTATCAAATAGGGATTTTGATTTCTCTTTTGAGTTTATCGGTGATtgatgttgtaaaaggttcgaTCCACGAATATAAGAATGAAGGATTCATACCTCGATTCAATTCCTTCTTCGTTCATGGAGGTAGTGAGGGAATGTATGCTTCTAAGGTACATAACAATGGGTCTACCGAAGATAAACCTATAAATGGCAAATCCTTCGTACG GTTCGAGTCTATCATCTTTCGAAGACCAAAGGAGGTTGCTGCTAAACAAAACGAGATGCAACAGAGTACTGGTTTGGTTGAAGCTATACTCGTTGAAGTGAAAAACCGTGATAAAATTGGGGGTTCATATTTAAATTCAAACGCTATATGTTGTACACCTGAACTTGCAAATGATGGTTCATGTAAGGTAGGAGAAGTAATTATTCGTCAAGATCCTGATAACCCTGGCTGGCCTAAACGTATTCAAACCCCATTTGAGGGCAAAAATGAAGAAGCAAAGATGTTGTTACAAACCGTTGAGATCAATAGAACAGGAATGTATTATCTTTACTTTATGTTCTGTGATCCACAACTCAAGGGCACAACAATGAGTGGAAGAACAGTTTGGAGAAACCCAAACGGTTATCTACCAGGGAAGATGACACCATTGATGCCATTTTTTGGATTCATGTCTCTAACTTATCTCATTCTTGGTCTTTTATGGTTTCTTCGATTTGTTCAACATTGGAAGGATATAATCCAGTTGCATTACCACATCACAATGGTTATTGGTCTTGGAATGTGTGAGATGGCTCTTTGGTATTTTGAGTATGCAAATTTCAATGCCACAGGAAGTAGACCAATTGGAATTACTCTTTGGGCAGTTACTTTCAGTGCTTTTAAGAAGACTTTCTCTCGCCTTCTTCTTCTAGTTGTATCAATGGGTTTTGGTGTGGTGCGACCCACTTTAGGAGGTGTAACATTGAAAGTGTTGCTTCTTGGTTTGATATATTTTGTGGCTTCTGAAGCTCTTGAACTTGTTGAAAATCTTGGAAATATCAACGATTTTTCTGGGAAAGCAAGAGTCTTTCTTGTCCTACCTGTTGCTCTACTGGATTCTTGCTTCATTCTTTGGATCTTTTCATCTTTATCTAAAACTTTGGAAAAGCTTCAG ACACGGAGAAACATGGGTAAACTTGAACTATACCGAAAGTTTACTAATGCTTTAGCTGTATCAGTTTTAGTTTCTGTTGCTTGGATCGGCTATGAG ttgTACTTCAATGCAAGTGATCCCTTGAGTGAATTATGGCAAAGAGCTTGGATCATACAAGCTTTCTGGGCTGTGTTGGCTTATGTACTATTGGTGGTGATATGTATTCTATGGGCTCCTTCACATAATCCCACAAG GTATTCGTATTCGGAGGTTGAGGACATAGAAGAAGATGGCATATCTTTGACCGGAGGTGGAGTCAAAGTTTCAGGAGACTTGATAGAGAGGAAACCTGCAGTCATTACAGATCATGTTTTTGAGGTTCTTGAAGAAGACAAAAGGGAAtga